DNA sequence from the Calditrichota bacterium genome:
TGTAATAACTCGTTTTTTATTGCTAATCATATAAACAAGCAGATCAAATTCTTTTTTGGTTAAATCGATTGTTTGCTCAAGAACCTGCACTTTTCTTTCTTCCGGCTGGATTTGAATCTCGTTAAATTCAATAACCGGGCTTCCTTCAAATTGTCTGCGCCGGATTACGGAGCGCACTCTGGCATTCAACTCGGCCAGGTGAAATGGTTTCGCCAAATAATCATCTGCACCAATACCAAGGCCATTCACTTTATCATCCAAGGCATTTTTGGCAGAAATAATAATTATCCCAGCCGGGGAATTGATCTTTTTTAAATTTTTAATAATATCCAACCCTGAACCATCGGGCAGGGTTATATCAACAATTACACAATCATATTGGTATAAGTTGATCATCAAATCGGCATTATCAAAATCAAGGGCCGAATCGCAGATATAATCATTGTTTTTTAGATAGGCAGAAATAGATTCCGCCAGGTCCTTTTCATCTTCTACGATTAGTATTTTCATTTGTACCCGCTTTCTACACCACGAAGATACATCTCAAATCTGAAAATATTCTGTTTTTTTTCCAGCTGCTGTAATCTACAAAATATCTACAAAATTCATTTTTATAATGTGCCGTCAAAAAATATAGTGGAGGGCATAATATGAAACACCCAATCAAATTCATTTTAACCGTTGGTTTGGTTCTGTTTTTTCCTGTAAATAATCTTATGGCTCAACAATCTACTCAAACGGGCAGCATCGAAGGAACAATACTTGACCGGGATTCTGAAGTGCCCTTGGCCGGTGTAAATATTCAAGTTAAAGGCACAACTCTTGGTGCGGCATCTGATGAATCCGGAAAATATGTTATTAAAAATCTTGAACCCGGTACTTATATTCTTGTTTTCACATTTATTGGTTTTACTGAAAAAACAGAAAATAATGTAATTGTCCAAGCCGGCGAGGCAACAAAGCTCAATATCGCGTTGGACGAAGAGTTGTTGTCTTTGAGTGAAATTGTGGTAACGCCGGGCAGCTTTTCCATAATGGGCGATATGCCTGTTTCCCGCCAAACTCTAAGTAGTGAAGACATCAAAAATATTTCATTTTCCGAAGATATAACCAGGGCCGTTTCCCGCTTACCGGGCGTTTCTTCAAATGATTTCTCTTCCAAGTTTACAGTACGCGGTGGTGAGGATGATGAGGTTTTGATGATTCTGGATGGAATGGAACTGTATGATCCTTTTCATCAACGAGATTTTGCCGGTGGCCTTTTTAGCATTGTTGATGTTGAGGCAATCAGTGGGGTTGATCTTTTAACAGGTGGTTTTTCTGCGGAATATGGAGACAGGCAAAGCGCAGTTTTTAATATGCAAACAAAACAGATCCAGGATAATCAGAGACATACATCCATTGGCTTAAGCATTATGGCTGCACGTTTATACACGGATGGGACTTTTGCAGATAACAAAGGAAGTTACCTGTTTACAGGCAGGCAGGGTTTGTTGGATCAGGCTTTTAAGCTGATTGATGAAACTGAAAGAACGCCGCGGTTTTATGATCTAATGGGTAAAGTTCAATACAAACTTACAGATAAACAACATCTCTCATTTTATGTGCTTCATGCCGGTGATGAGACAAAAATCCGTGATGTTTCACCGGAAGCATTTGACAGGCATGATACAAGCTATAAAAACAGTTATGCCTGGCTTACTTTAAAATCCTTTTACAATCCCAAGCTATATTCCAGAACTTTGTTATCCACCGGATTAATAACACATGACCGTAACGGCGCCATGCAAAAATATGAGTTTACTGATAAACTAACTTTTTCTGTAAAGGACAAGCGAACATATTCATTTTTTGGAGTAAAGCAGGATTGGAATTGGGAAGCGTCGAATCGTTTCTTTTTAAAAGGTGGGTTTGATATTCGCCAGTTAGAAGCAGATTATGACTACAGCTATTCTATCGAAGAAAAACGGCTCGATCTGGATTATAATCTTTTTGATTACCAAAATGGATTTGATTTTCAATCCAAGCCTTCCGGACAACAGGGCAGTGCATATTTTTCATCCAGGTTTATGGCGTTCCAAAATTTATTTCTTGAAACCGGGTTAAGATATGATTTTGCGATACACACCAAAGATAAATTGTGGAGTCCACGGGTCAGCGCTGCCTACTCATTTTCTAAAAATACTTTTTTGCGTGCAGCCTGGGGACATTACTACCAAACTCAGTTTATGAACAACCTGGATATTAATCATAATGTGACTGAATTCGATAAGGCAGAGTTATCAGAACATTATGTGCTTGGCCTTGAACACCTATTTGCGAATGGAATTAGCCTGCGTCTTGATGGCTATTATAAAGATATATCCCGCTTGAGCCCGACCTATGAAAACCTGCGCGATTTGTGGGAACTATTTCCTGAATCAAGAAATGATGAAGTTCGGCTTGATATAAGTGGTGCTGAAGCAAAAGGTATAGAGCTTTTCTTAAAATATGATACCGGAAAAGAAATATCCTGGTGGTTTAGTTATGCCCTGGCAAATGCGGAAGAGAATATTACAAATATTGAGTCCAATGCACTGTTGATCAAACAAACCGGCTCTTTACCTCGCGCAAACAATCAGCTTCATACAATTTATGGAGACATAAATTACAGGCCAAATAAGAAATGGTATTTTAACCTTTCCTGGCAATATAATTCCGGTTGGCCACTCACAAAATATACTTTTATAGCAGATACACTTAATAATGATGATTTGCATTTTTCGCCGGCCCATAATGAGTTCCGCGGGACAAAACGCCCTGATTTCCACCGCATGGATATCAGGATTAAT
Encoded proteins:
- a CDS encoding response regulator transcription factor, which gives rise to MKILIVEDEKDLAESISAYLKNNDYICDSALDFDNADLMINLYQYDCVIVDITLPDGSGLDIIKNLKKINSPAGIIIISAKNALDDKVNGLGIGADDYLAKPFHLAELNARVRSVIRRRQFEGSPVIEFNEIQIQPEERKVQVLEQTIDLTKKEFDLLVYMISNKKRVITKETIAEHLWGSQMDLVDSFEFIYSHVKNLRKKLINAGAQDYIQTVYGIGYRFEEK
- a CDS encoding TonB-dependent receptor, with product MKHPIKFILTVGLVLFFPVNNLMAQQSTQTGSIEGTILDRDSEVPLAGVNIQVKGTTLGAASDESGKYVIKNLEPGTYILVFTFIGFTEKTENNVIVQAGEATKLNIALDEELLSLSEIVVTPGSFSIMGDMPVSRQTLSSEDIKNISFSEDITRAVSRLPGVSSNDFSSKFTVRGGEDDEVLMILDGMELYDPFHQRDFAGGLFSIVDVEAISGVDLLTGGFSAEYGDRQSAVFNMQTKQIQDNQRHTSIGLSIMAARLYTDGTFADNKGSYLFTGRQGLLDQAFKLIDETERTPRFYDLMGKVQYKLTDKQHLSFYVLHAGDETKIRDVSPEAFDRHDTSYKNSYAWLTLKSFYNPKLYSRTLLSTGLITHDRNGAMQKYEFTDKLTFSVKDKRTYSFFGVKQDWNWEASNRFFLKGGFDIRQLEADYDYSYSIEEKRLDLDYNLFDYQNGFDFQSKPSGQQGSAYFSSRFMAFQNLFLETGLRYDFAIHTKDKLWSPRVSAAYSFSKNTFLRAAWGHYYQTQFMNNLDINHNVTEFDKAELSEHYVLGLEHLFANGISLRLDGYYKDISRLSPTYENLRDLWELFPESRNDEVRLDISGAEAKGIELFLKYDTGKEISWWFSYALANAEENITNIESNALLIKQTGSLPRANNQLHTIYGDINYRPNKKWYFNLSWQYNSGWPLTKYTFIADTLNNDDLHFSPAHNEFRGTKRPDFHRMDIRINRNFEIGLGKISTYLHVINIYNRKNMRKWDLDVVNAKEELVPDDKGGYKLFEGGGYFFGTTPVIGVSWEF